The Salvelinus fontinalis isolate EN_2023a chromosome 9, ASM2944872v1, whole genome shotgun sequence sequence AATGATAGTATTCTACAAAACAACCGAATATAATAGTATGACATTACTGTCAGACAAAAAAAACTAATTTTTCCATGTGGCCACTAGGCAAAAACACAGCCTAAACTATGCTACAGTTTAACATCTGCTCTAAAATTGGCTCACTAGCCCATCATTTGAAACAATAATAACACGAAGCTATAAATGTATATCCCATGAAACTGATGAGATCAAATGGTTGGTATGCAGATGCTGTATGGACGTTTAACCGGTAAAAACTTGAAGAATTATCAGAGCTcaccagcttgtagtcctaaaacccAGGAAATTAGTTACCTTTGGTTCGTTCAGCCAACcctatgtgaaaaatgaatggggaaagaatagggttttggAATAAATgacgaaaataaggtctgaggttaacacaggctgaGGAGATCTTGTTTTGTTCTATTAGATAAtaccagtcagttaacatgacgtTTATGAATTAAGCCTTtgtgctatgttttttttaaaatagATTATATGAATTCTTCAAAATTCAAGAAAGTGATGTTAGCTGATAAAGATTCTCAGAACCAAAAAAATCTCTTAAGCCCGTGTTTACCTAAACTTATTTTTGCCGTTTAACCAAAAACACCATTCATTTCccctccaacgaaccatggtGGAGTTTGTGCCTACAAAAAAAAATCCATTATCTCTTTATCATTCACGATTCACAATGAGAAATGTGAAAGGAAAGAGACAACGCAAATGTATGCGTCAAGTAGAGGTAAAAACATGCGCAGTGTGTGATTCTCACACGCCCAGAAGCTTAGGAACCTTTAGTCTGGGGGGGAAAGCCACTCTGTATAATTTAAGGCAAATTCTCAGTTACTGGTATTACAATGAAAAAATAGAAGAGGTCCTCTTAGTATGAATAGAACAGAATCCAAAGCATCCATATCCTGGTGTGTTTTCTGTAGACTTCACAGCACAATCTTAAAAGAACTGAAGAACAATGTGGAATATTAGAGGGGGGTACATAGTTAAAATGTAGCGATTATGGAGAGATATTCTAATCAGATTTCAACTCACCTGACGAAATCTGGTGACCTCGAGATAACATGTTGGAACTCTGACAGATTTACTGTCCCATCTTTGTCTATATCTGACTCTTCAAGAATCTGTAAAATTGAAAAGTAAATAAGTAGTTGCTTTACCCTTGGATATTGCAGACGGAGACTTGAAATCATACAAAGCAGACCTGACTAACATACACAGCAGTTCTTCCTTGAGGTAGGCTCACATTGGGAAGAACCAATAGTGGCCTTAATCTGTAAACTTACATTGCTGATGAGCTGCCTCATCTCTTCAGGTGTAAGCCTTGTGTCTTCAGTCTCACCAGTCAAACAGTTCACCAGCTTCTCCAGGTCCCCACCATCCAGAGTACCATCGTCATCAAAGTCTGAACATACAAAACAATTCCCATTTTATGTTTTCACCAGCCACCCACACACTGCCAGACATGCATGAATACATGACATACATATACCCCAAGAATTCCCAACAATTGTATTACCAAAAATGCGGAATGCGTAGTGGGACTTGATTTCCAGTGTAGCTGAATCGCTGAAGGCACTCAAGAGATCAAGGAAGTCCTCAAAGGTGAGACTTCCATCTTTCATATCAGATGTTGAGAATACATGGCAGATCCTTTTCCTGAAAGGGTTGGACTAAAGGGTGGGGACAGAACATAAACATTAGGGACCAAAGGTAATCCAACATGTTACAATGATTTGTAACAACATTCAAGTATTAGTAATGGAGTAGAATTTCAATTGCAATCTTGTCACCTTGAGTTCTGGCAGTGAAAGGACTTTCTCCATGGGCACACTGGTGAGGTTTCTGTCCTCTTTGGAGAGGAGTTCACTGAATCGCTTGTGTGCCCTACAGAAAAGACGCATCAAACAAACTTAGCTCTGCCTGTATGGATGTTGATTGTTCATCAAGTCCCTTTCGCAATAAATCTAAAATCTAAATGACAAACCATTCCAACCTAGTTCAAACAATCCATCTTGCCGATCAAATTTCGTTGTAAATTGGGACTTTAGCCCTTTCAGTTGACAAGGACGTTAAGCTCTGGTAAAATGGAGCCTATATATTTATACTGTATTTGTATCAAATAGGATATTGAAAAAagtatcagtcaattgaaatgatcATGAATAAAGCTAGTTACTTACAACAGAATTTCTTGTTTTGTAAGAAATGTCAGCTCCTGGAAGGTAAGTGTTAATACATTATTTAATACTACACACATTCCATATTTTTACCACAACTTCTTGCTTTTATCAGTTGGTCACATGCAATGTGCTCAACAAGTTGTCCTACTAACTAGCTAACAGTCGTCAAAAGCTGAAAATGCACTCGCTTGTTAATAAAGGCAATAATTCAAGCTGACTCTTTTATGGGGGCAAAAGGTAACGATAAATAGCCAGCTGGCTAAAAACAAATTGGTTAGCTTTTAGTTAACGTTAGTTATTCCCTAACCTAGTAACGACAATGGCCAACAACTTGTGTACACTTTCTTGGATAGATATCTAATTCACGTTAAATATCTTATGTCACCTGATATTCTGAGAGCAGATCCTTCCCTAATTGACTTGCTGTTGTTCCCATGTTTCCCTTCTTCTGTTTGTTTAGCTAGATAACTTCTGAGAACTTTCTGCTTCGATAACTTTCCAAAGGAGCCACTTCCCTTTCCGGAATTTACGTAATATTATTAAGTCGAAATGCCAGACGTGTCACCTGCTATTCTGCGGCTGCCTGCGCCAATGGAACCCAGACTTGAGTTGTGtttgaatactcatactaaccgtactatttgtgatgtgaattgagtatatagtgtgcttattggtcatagtatggatgtagttagtatgccaaaattTCCCGGATGAcgtactaaattcgccaaaatacaaaagctgtgttcgaatacccatactaacatattgtatactacatacttaatgagtatactgcatactattagttcattttaatATACTGTAAATGAAtagtatcctttcagttgagcttACTAGCGCTTCatctgtctaccggaagttgatgctgttgctatgcaacctcttgctatcTAGTTAGCATAGCAAATGAGTAGTTTGACATTTCACGACTTCTTCGGGGGTGTTCTTAAATTCAATCCGGAGTGCTGGGAGTGTGctcataaattcagagcattgaCCGTTTGTGCACACACTGGATGTTCGGGCGGAGGAGTAtggttgatttgagcgttctgaccttacaaatgcagtcaagcacccaagctaatgcCATTCTTCAGGAAATGGGTGTGGCTTCATaacttttcagatttgaagaaaatggcagaaaatatgcagccgaagtccagCGAGAGCAGATACAAATgaattgctttaactaattatgacaaatgttaagaaaatgttgaaaaatgtaataaagtaatgccttttcaaataagttacgttgACTGACAATTTGTTTGCTACTCTATCCttacaaacaaatattttccatataccacaaacccccgaggtgcttgATTACTAttttaaactggttaccaatgtaattagagcagtaaaaatatgttttgtcatacacatggtatacagtctgatataccacagctgtcagccaatcagcattcagggctggaaccacccagtttataatttgtcCATAACCATTTAAATTACTGTCAACGTGTACAGAGCCTGGTGGTTGACTATGTAGTTTGCCCACAATTATTTTGGGCTACAATTCCAGTAACTAAAATTCAACTCCCTACACATACTGTCCAAACTGAGTATATGTTTGTGCTTATATTTATTGGGCATTAAAAAGTAGCTCAACAGATTAATGGAATAAAACATACTTGAAATCACAgtacttttattatgttttagATGTATTACCATTAGTAGCTAATTTCCTTTCCTCCCACCATAATAGAACTCCAAAAACACACAGGTTGTCTCTTTTTGCGAGCGAGGCTCATTCAAAGGCGAGTTACTCCAGCATTAGGACTATACAGATTTAGGTGAGCACCGTATATGACAGTGGTCTGTGTGGACTTTTTAGAAATTCAAGCAGCCACTGTCACTGAAATATTTACTGCAATCACTGCACTCATACACATTTTCCCCAGTGTGACTTTTCTGATTACACATGATTGGGTAAAGCAGTTTTTCTACATACAGGACACCTGTATGATTTCGCCCCTGTGACTCCTCATCATGTGAAATGTCAGACGGAAGCTAGTGTTGAAACACTTGTCACAATGACTGCAGCTATATCCTTTACCTCCTGCATGAATCTTCATGTGCCTTTTCAGACTATTGCGAACGCTGAATTCTTTGCCACAATCAGAACATTGATACGGTTTATCCCCTGTGTGGGTTCTCATGTGCACAATCAGATCCCTATTGCTAGTGAAGCATTTACTACAAACATGACAACACATCCTATCTGCAATGTGAGTTTGGATGTGATGTTTCATACTTTCTGTGGACTCAAAacattttccacacacaccacaaataTGTTCTTTCTCATTTGTATGAGTTTGCACATGTTTCATTAATGAACCCATGTACTGGAAAGACTTTCCACACACTTTACAACGGCAAGGAGCATTATCCCTTTGCCTGGGTGATTTCAGATCGGACGACTCTGTGGATTTTCTACCCTTAGTATTCATATGGGAGCTTTGTCTTTTTCCTGTCCATCTTTTCTTTGATTTGACTGGTTTAAAACATGACGGAGGCCCTCCGACTCCCATCCAATCAATGTTTTCCCTCTGAGCTGCAGAACAGTATGGATTTCTTGCATAATTAGGCTGAGAATCACTGGTTGGTTCTGATAATCTGTAGTCCTCTCCACCAGTTTCTGTTTTGATATGTGCAGTTGAGGTGCTGGGTAGAGagtctctctcttcttttccgTCATTCTGGGCTTGATAAAGATATGAGTGCCGAGTTGGGTCCTCACAGTCAGGTTCCATAAAGGCATTAGTGAATATGGAGTCTTTGGTATCATCTTCCAGCTCTTGAAGCTGCTCTTCCCACTGATTGGTCCTGagttcctcctgttcctcctttATCTGTGTAGGCTCTGGGTCCTCCTGTCCGAGACTGGGGCTCCACTCCTGCTGCTGCTCAGGGGGAACCTGTTCCGAGACTGACTGTTGGAGGATGTCTAGAGGCAAGTAGAAAGGAAGGATGAGATATAAAAAAACTGTAAGCCTACAATAGAGAGCATTATTAACAGCGTATTTTTGTAGGCATTAACTCCGCCATTGCTCGTTGGCCAAAGCCTATGGGTGAAATTAATGTTTTTTTTGTAGGGCTTTTGGATAAACACATAAAAtgtggtctgtggtaaacacaggctcaGATCTTACTGCTCTATGAGATCATCATCAGCTAACGTTACTTTTTGTGAAGCATGCATGTAATCAAAAGAAGCACATAAAGGCTTCTTAATTCATAAAGGTTATGTTAACTGACtcatctcatagaacaaaacgtactGTATGAGATCTTCTaaacctgtgttaacctcagaccttattttcgtaGTTTATTAAGAAGCATCAGACCCTACCGAACTGCATTCTTTCCCCATTCATTTCCCTCCATGGGAACGGCTGAACGAACCAGGTAACTAATTTCCggtttttaggactacaagctggcgagctctatGACTATTCAGACATAAACGACATAACTATGTAACTGTAAAAGCTGATGTGATATTTTCTATCCACTTCCATACAATAACGGTTGAATAGACAAACGTAATCACAAACCTGCTCTGTTTAGCTTTATGAGAGCGATTTCAAGCTGCCTCTGTAGACGGTCATTTTCCTCATTTGAACGGGAAACTTCTTCTGCTATCGTTTTTTCAACTGCCCATAATATCTCCTCCGCAGCAGTTCTTAATCGCTCATTGAGAAACACTCTTAACAGCTGTATTTTAGACATTTTAGATTAAGTTTAGTAGCTTCCGAGGTAGCTAGTTCCTGGTTTCTGTCCGTTTCCGCGGGCAACCTCATCTGGTAGGAGGTAACACATTTTGATTTATCACCACCTGCTGGACTGGAGTACGAGAAGACCGGTTCAGTTTATGGAAATCTTTTCAAATACAAAATGCACCCCATGACATATCCTATATTGACTGAAGTATCACTAATCACatatctgtacattatatatGAATCCTATATTTTAACCTTCTCATGTGAGATGTGGATACTTTGACGGGAGGGACGTGTGATATAATTAAAAGTGTCTTAATAATAACAAAATAATAATACAGAATCATAATGTGTAGCAGTAAGTAATATACTATCCATTTTTTCGATATGTGTGCTCTACTGATGTctgatccaggctgtatcacatccggccgtgattgggagtcccatagggcggtgtacAATTGACCCAACATCGCCAGGgctagtccgtcattgtaaataagaatttcttcttaaaactgacttgcctcgttaactAAAGGttaacattatttttttaaatgatctgGGTTTGATTGGTTATACCTAGGAATTCCTATAGGGGCAGGGTTGCCATATTTGTGATTTATTTTGTACTGTAAATTGTCCTAATACTATTGGTCGTGGGTTGCAGGTTTTTGGGCTACTTCTAAGTTACACAGCGACCGTCATGGCATTTCtctttaaaacatttttatttcactGTGACATGCTACTGCTGACTATCAGGCAGTGCTATTGCTGAGTTATTGAGTGGTGGGTGGGgccggaggtgtgtgtgtgcagcttaATCCACgagagtgagaggagacagagcagcACACAAGCAGGTCGTGACATTTTTTCACAAGTGGTAGGTAGGCAATTTAACTTGTCATTATGCTTGAGTGTAAGTTTGAAATGGAAGTTATGGAATTCCCTCGCATGCTTCTGTTATGGGGAAAAGTTCTCAATGAAACTGACATTAAATGTGGAGAATGTTACATTTGCATCTGTTGGCCATCAAGTAGCTTATTAATTTATATGCCattgtaggctactgtaggctacGATTTGATACAGTAAATGTGTTGAAATGACTATATCACTGGAGTCATTGCAAATCAATTTGTGCCAGTTGTGTAGCCTTCCTGGAGCTAGCAAACGGATTTAATAAATAACCTATAACTTCAGTGTATTGTTGTTGTAGCATTATGTTAATATGCAATTATTAATGGCCAAATAAATTAGTCTGTTCATTTGAACAAAGCAAGCTGCTAAATCGTTCAGTTTACATCTTGCCTACCTTTTCCCTAGGTTACTGAAGACTATCTGAAATAAGATGTAGGCCTTTATATAAGGAGCTATAGGCTATGTGCATtttcactacatggccaaaagtatgtggacaaaccTTAacattagtggattcggctatttcagccacacccgtttctgacagatgtataaaattgagcacatagccatgcaatctccatagacaaacattgttaGTAGAATGAGCTGTACTGAGGAGCTCAGTgacttcaacgtggcaccgtcataggatgccacctttccaacaagtcagttggtcaaatttctgccctgctagagctgctccggtcaactgtaagtgctgttattgtgacatgaaaacgtctaggagcaacaacggcttagctgcgaagtggtagggcACACAAGCTAAAATAATGGGATCGCCGAGTGCAGaagtgcgtaaaaatcatctttcctcggttgcaacactcattaccaagttccaaacttcctatggaagcaacgtcagcacagcaACTGTTCgtagggagcttcatgaaatgggtttccagggccgagcagccgtacacaagtctaagatcaccatgcacaatgccaagcatcggctggagtggtgtaaagctcgccgccattggactctggagcagtggaaattcgTTCTCTGTAGTggtgaatcatgcttcaccatctggcagtccaacggacgaatctgggttttgtggatgccaggacaacgctacctacccgaatgcatagtgccaactgtaaagtttggtgaagaagaaataagggtctggggctgtttttcatggttcgggctaggccccttagttccagtgaagggaaatcttaacgctacagtgtacaatgacattctagacgattctgtgcttccaactttgtagcaacagtttgagaaaggccctttcctgttttagcatgacaatgcccccatgcacaaagtgaggtccatacagaaatagtttgtcgagatcagtgtggaagaacttgactggcctgcacagagccctgacctcaaccccatcaaacacctttgggatgaattggaacaccgactgcgagccaggtctaatcgcccaacgtcagtgcccgacctcactaattcccttctggctgaatggaagcaagtcaccgcagcaatgttccaacatctagtggaaagccttcccagaagagtggaggctgttatagcagcaaagaggggatcaactccatattaatgtccatgattttggccatgtagtgaatCTAAGCAAACCATGGCAAAGTTGAATTACAATCATAAACCCAGATTTTAGTCTGTATCCTATAAATGACAAGTCAATCTCACAAATGGGCCATTTATAACTATTTGTAGTTCTCCCAGAAAATAGCCAAACATTAGAATTACTCAAACTCTCCTGTCTGATTTATCTATAATTTGCACATGCGCAAAAGGGATGTATTTACAATTATAAAGAGGTtcaaccctgaatgctgattgaatGAAAGCCGTGGttaatcagaccatataccataggtatgacaaaacaagtattttatgttaataaccagtttagaatagcaataaggcaccctaggggtttgtggtatagcaaatataccacggctaacggctgtatccaggcactcagtGTTGGTTCACGCTGAAGACCAGCACTTAGCcggggtatattggccatataccataccaCCTTGTGCGTTATTGCTTAATCATAGCAGTCAAACGACTTACATCGACATCCATTGATCGAAAATTATCTGGCGAGTTTAATAAGGGCAAATTATATTTTCTCTTGCAACATATTCAAATGAGTTTATTACATCATTTCATAGTTCacaataattattattttgatgAAAACCGAATTTTGCTTCTAACCTAGTTACCGGTTATGTCGATATTCCTTCTTAATTTTTTCCATAACATTATGGGGAAATTGTTTATTGTATAAACGTGGAAAATCCTCTCGTGATGTTTGGGGAAACAATTGGCTAGTTTTCAGGCCTTTTGGGTGGGTTTTGAGTCATCATTGTGTAAACATTTTTACTAGACCTGGCAACCCTGTATAGGGCGCTCACACATTACAAGTGACTTGAAGCAGAAGACACATCTCCGTGTGATTTATTTCCATATTTTCCCCCTTTTAGGTATGAATGTGATGTCGAACATATTTGTTAATATCAGAATGTTACGGATGTTACTATGTGTTATTTAGGCAGTAGAAAACTTGTTTAAAACGATATGTGTTATTTGTgtgcaggggcgcaactttcactggggatgggGAGGTCATGTCcgcccccacattctgaaattgcatttttgtgccccccccagttttatcatttcAATGTGATACAAAAGTTGGcgggtgtgctttaggaccatgtgggTGCCTCAGAGCGGTCAGGTAGGCTGTTGGTGTTCAGGAGGCTGGATTTAAGACCAAGCGGACACCACAGAGAGGGTTGATAAGCTGTGTGAAGGCAAAACTtctggaaggctggctggaccAGCACGGGAGAGTTAAACATAGTGTGTATGTGTTGCGCTCTTTCACCGAGTTGTAAAAGGaagcagagcagaaactggctactctttagtTGATTGATGTAGCTGGAAAGGTAACTGCTGAAAACAACTAAACTAGTGTTTATTCGCAGTGTTGAGCTAGTATTGTAACTGACATGTGACGTTAGCTAATATTTCATCCCCTCTCTGTCTGAGGTTAATGAATAAGCTACACTAGCTAGtagtagctaccacagccaggtCAGCCCTAGCCTCTAAGTTAGCTATCTGTCAGATAGCGATATGAGGTGACTGTTACTAATATCTAACAGCTGttgttttgtagcctttgtttcgTCCGTTTCAACAGAAGTAAATTAACTTAGCTAGCTTTCGCCAGTTGATGTACAGTTAGAGGGAGAGCTGCCCAAAAGTTGTCAAACGTTAGCTATTTCTTTTGCTTcaatcacactagacctgaatcaaacgaTGTGACAATCGGCCAAAcaactttgatttgataacaAGATTGATATTGTGACATTTTTTCAATGCAGTGAGTTTTTATTAGTCAATATGGTAACATTAttgatctgtctgtttctctggctAATTCCCTACACTTCACACTGACAtagtaataaacagctctaacgtGACAGGCTTCTCTGTCATGGTGCACAGTAGAGGTCTGCGCCTGACTGATTTCTTCATCCCGCTCCTGCCTGCACCCACAGCTTTTCATACAGCACCagctggctttctgtccgactcccaccCACTACCGCAAGAACTGGTCCCAAACCCAACCACAGTCCCACAATGCTATTTTAGGCATATGTGACGCAGCTCACTTGCAAGCCTTTAATAGAGATTCTCACATTGTCAAGATCAGCCAATATGCTAGATGTAGTTTGAAGAGAGCAGAGTTGGAGAGACATGCACTTTCTCTTGAGCTATTTATATAGACCATCCTTTAGGAGTGTGAAGATTTTCAGAAGGAGAAATATGGGTGATTCATATTTAGGCATTTCTAGgcaatgtagtaaactatagcCTAATCATAGGCCTATTTAGGAATTACATTTCCTTGAAAAGTTAACTGTCCCGTGCTTCTCCGTGCATGCATAGGCTATAGCCTACTCAATTTAATTGAGACCACACGCCCACATGATCGCGCAGGTATGGATACTGAACTTGAAGCAGCAAGAATGATAAAAGCAACCCTTACGTTTTGTATAGGCCTATCGGatatagcctaccttttaggTGGACGTTTTGCAGGCAGTGACAATTCTTAGTAATCAATACTTATTGTAGTGTCTTAGCTCTTATTACTTATTTATATAATAAGAAAGACTCTGAATACAAGAAATTGAACTGGAGCTTCACATGTACTAAAAACGAGTTAGTACTAGAATAACATAGAATAACACTGCGGGTGACCATGGTGCTCCATTCTTAAAGGGGAcatcagtaattaacagaacataaCATTCCTTCTCTTATACAATCAGAGTTACTTTTACCAAACCACAACTGAAACATTTCCCAGAACTTGTTGTAGTTGTTTTGCATCTTTTGATTTGAACTTGAACAgttagtttttgtttgtttgtttataagtCCAGTCTGTCTGGTGGACGGTGCCTTCGTTCTGGGTAGCGCCTAGGATTGTCTCGAGGCTCCTGAACATCCTCAGTGTGTGCTTGTTCCATTATAGCTTCTGCTATAGCTGCACCTTCATCAACACGTTCCCTTCTTTCAACCTGGGGTCTCTTTACTGCCCCACCATCTTCTACAGTTCCTTGTGTGTCACTCTCAGGAGCTCTCTGTGCCTGTTCTCTCTCGATTGTTGTGCTGTTTTCCGTGGAATGCATTTGGTTAATGTGACGCCGCCACATTATGTCTGGGCTCACTTGAACCTGGTAAGTTCTGGGTCCCGTTTGTGTATGTACGGTCCCACTtgtccatcccccccccccccttctgtagTCTCGCACCATCACTTCCTGTCCTGTTTGGAGATGGCGCTCCCGGCCACCGGAGAGCATCTTGGCTTGTTTGTTCAGCACTTCATTACACCTGTTTGGCTTCATGATGTCCAGCTGTGTGCGGAGAGGCCTCCCGGACATCAGTGTGGCTGGGCTTTCATTTGTCGTGGCATGTGGGGTGTTTCGGTAGGAGGCCAGGAACTTGGCCAGTTTTGTTTGCAAAGTCCCTTCGTCACGTTTTGCTGCACGGAGTCCTTGCTTTAGGGTTTGCACAAAGCGTTCTGCCAGCCATTGGTGGCAGGGTGGTACGGAGCTGAGGTTGAGTGTTTGATTCCATTTACTGACATGAATCTTGTAAACTCGTCACTTACAAAAGCTTGCGCGTTGTCACTTACCAGCTGCAGCGGAGATCCGAAGCGTGCAAACGTTGTTCTGAGACACTCTATCGTCTGAGCTGAGGTGGAGGAGTCAGTGCAAAACACCTCTGGCCATTTGGAATGGGCAACAACTATAACCAGAAACATGTACTTTTCAAAGGGACCAGCATAGTCCACATGAATTCCCTGCCATGGCTCTGTGGGCCATTCCCATGGGTGGTCTGGGACAGGAGCAGGCATGTGAAGGGTTTCCAAAAATCCGCTACAGTTCTTCGCCATGTTTTCTATCTGTTGGTCCAGACCGGGCCACCAGAAGTTGCTCCTTGCGACCAGCTTCATTTTGACAATTCCAACATGAACTTCATGTAGTTGCTGCAAAACCTGATGTTGGCATTTCTGGGATATCATGACTCTCATTCCCCACATCAAACATCCTTGGTACGTTGTAATTTCATTTCTCTGCTGGAAATACGGAGTCAGCTCCTTTCTGCCTGTAGCTGGCCATCCTGACATGGTGTATGTGTACACTTTTGACAAGGTCACATctttccttgtctcctgtttGTTAACTGTGCTTGTGACTGGTAGTGCCTCGAGCTGAGCGGTATGGAAAATGTCCACTGCATCCACactcctttgtctttctcttgTACACGGCAGTCTAGATAATCCATCTGCATTTGTGTGGAGGGACGACGGCTTAAATTCAATGTCATACATATGACTGGCAAGGAACAAGGCGTATCGCTGTAACCTGGCTGCTGTCATTGCCGGAATGCCTTTCTTTGGACTGAAAATGGAAAGCAACGGCTGGTGATCCGTAACCAGTGTGAAACGCTTGCCATATGCATGGAATTTCTTGACGCTCCACACTAGCGCCAGTGCTTCTTTGTCGATTTGTGAGTAGTTTTTCTCTGCATCATTCAATGTTCGTGACGCAAATGCAACTGGCCTCTCTGACCcatctttcagtgtgtgtgaaaGGACGGCACCTAAGCCATAAGGGGACGCATCACAAGCCAACTTCACTGGCAGTTCAGGGTCGTAATGCATTAGGACCTGT is a genomic window containing:
- the LOC129862284 gene encoding zinc finger protein with KRAB and SCAN domains 8-like, whose amino-acid sequence is MSKIQLLRVFLNERLRTAAEEILWAVEKTIAEEVSRSNEENDRLQRQLEIALIKLNRADILQQSVSEQVPPEQQQEWSPSLGQEDPEPTQIKEEQEELRTNQWEEQLQELEDDTKDSIFTNAFMEPDCEDPTRHSYLYQAQNDGKEERDSLPSTSTAHIKTETGGEDYRLSEPTSDSQPNYARNPYCSAAQRENIDWMGVGGPPSCFKPVKSKKRWTGKRQSSHMNTKGRKSTESSDLKSPRQRDNAPCRCKVCGKSFQYMGSLMKHVQTHTNEKEHICGVCGKCFESTESMKHHIQTHIADRMCCHVCSKCFTSNRDLIVHMRTHTGDKPYQCSDCGKEFSVRNSLKRHMKIHAGGKGYSCSHCDKCFNTSFRLTFHMMRSHRGEIIQVSCM
- the LOC129862286 gene encoding calcium and integrin-binding protein 1-like, whose amino-acid sequence is MGTTASQLGKDLLSEYQELTFLTKQEILLAHKRFSELLSKEDRNLTSVPMEKVLSLPELKSNPFRKRICHVFSTSDMKDGSLTFEDFLDLLSAFSDSATLEIKSHYAFRIFDFDDDGTLDGGDLEKLVNCLTGETEDTRLTPEEMRQLISNILEESDIDKDGTVNLSEFQHVISRSPDFVSSFKIVL